ATATTATCTTTTAGTCCACGCAGGTGGACTTTGTTTGTGTAGCACCGAATTATATTCGGAGGTTTAAATAAACTTTCTTATTGCTGTTTTACCCACTGTCGAAACTTCCTCAAAGTAGGACTTCTCCCAAGAATCCGACTTTCTTCAACAAATTGGGGAATTATTTCTGCAATTTGTAAATCAGGAAAATTAGGACTAACTTTTGATTCTATATATTTACCATCTTGCCAAATATTAATCTGTAATTTATCATTTTCATATCGCCATACTTCGGGAACTGCTAAAGCCAAATAAGCATCTAATTGTGTTTTGGAAGTAACATCAATTTCTATGACTAAATCAGGAGGAGGATCAATATTTAAATCAATTTTTTCCTTACCAATCATCTGTAGATGATTTTTAATATAAAATGAATCATCTGGTTCTATTCCACTATTCATATCTTGACGTTTAAAAGTGGTTGAACCAAAACATTCACAATCAATTTCTAATTCCTCTAGAATTATTTTAACCAAATCTCCAATAATAACTTTCGCTACTTCATGCTTAGGTAACGGCATTTTAATTTCTAAATTCCCCTGATAATAAGCTAATCTACTAGCACGATTTTCTCCTAATTCTGTTAATATTTCTTCAAATTCTTGCCAAGAAATATTGTGTAATATAATTCTATGTCCTGGTGGTACGCTTAATTGCCTTAGTTGTATTGTTACCATATTAGGAAAGGGGTAATATTATTACATAAAAGATTCAGAAATAATTAATACTGGCTTTTCAACCTTTCTTTTTTCTCCTTTTTGGACATTGGATGAATCTACACTATATTTTTGGGCAATTTTATCAAATTCTAACATAAAATTAATTAATTTTATTTTTTTCTTTTGCAACTTATCAATGTCAGAAGGTAAATTAGTATATTTTCCGATATCAATCAAAATGATAATTTTTTTAATATTTTCTCTTTGTTTTTCGGTTATTTGAGGATTATTAATAATGTCCGATAGGAATTTCTTAGCACTTTGCGCTACACTACCTAACGCTTCTGGATCTATTTGTGATTTTCATGATAAATGCTAAGGATTTAGAATTGATAAGAAAGTTTTTTAAAGTTTTCAGGTAAATCACCAATGGAATCAGCATCATAATTAATATTATCACTAAAATATTCACTCAGCAATTTTATATATAATTCAAAGGGAGTTGTTTCTGCATTTAAATAAGTTTCTTTGGTAATATTCTTGATATCAACAGTAAACCAAAAAGTTTTTCCCAAAGAGTGATTTTTACGGAGTGCTGACGCTATTGCTACAGACGCAGCAGGCATCACTAACAAAATACGACAGATACTCATGTACTATAGAATACCAAATATATAAGAAATAGTTATCATAATTTGCACTGGATCAAAATATGAAATGATGAAAGTAGTGTGTAGCATATTGGCTGAAAAAATTGACTGTTTCATCTCTAACAAAAGCCACGCGGGGCGAGTCTACAGAAGAACTCGTTTTAACCGACTCAGAAACTCTTGATGAGGTTATTCAGTGTTTAGTAGAAAATTTTTCGATTGAAACGCAAGGAGCCTGTGACCAACAAACTTTATTCGAGATTCTGGTTAAAGCAGCCAGCACTGGAGACAGTATTGAAAACACAGCTAAATTGTTAAAAAATATTCCGACAGCTAATGATATTAGATATCATCTCAATAAAATTAACAATTTTGAGGAATTAGAAGCGCAAATAAATCAAGCATTAAAAAGTCGAATTCCTTTAGGATTAAAAAAAGGGTGTTTGAAAATAGCGATTGATTTAAATTTAATTTGTTATTATGGTCAACCAACATCGTCAGAATTACCCTACATATATCGAAGTGAAGCTAAATCTGGTACTAATTCATTTTATGCCTATGCCACTTTATATGTTATTAGTAATAATAAGCGTGTAACTCTAGCAATAAGAGGTGTTCGCCAATTAGATACTAGTGTGGCTTTAATTACTTATTTATTAGCAGAACTTGAATCCCTAAAAATAAATGTAAAAAAACTCTATTTGGATAGGGGATTTTTTAATACTCCTGTAATTAGATGGTTACAGGCATTAGATATTCCCTTTCTTATGCCTGCTATCAAGACTGGAAAAAAAGGAGGAATCAAACAATTCCTCAAGGGTAAAAAAAGTTATAAAACTACCTATACTATTACAAGAGACAAAGATGATTTTGTCACATTTGATTTATGGATCGTCTGTAAATATAGAAAGGGAAAGCATAAAAAGCATGGGGTTCAATACTTTGTTTATGTTGCTTATAAGGTCAAAACAAATTTAAATTATATCTATCAAGATTATCGAAAAAGATTTGGCATTGAAACCAGTTATCGTCTGAAAAATATTTGTCGAATTAAGACGAATAACAAAAATCCAGTCTTGAGATTACTATTCATTGGAATATCCTTTCTTCTAATTAACATCTGGGTGAATCTACTATGGCTCAAAATCAGTCGTAAAAGGAAAGGTAGTAGATTAATTTATCGCACACTTTTTACACTCAAACAGATGTTAGCCTTTTTATCTCAAGCCCTACAGAAGAAATATCAAGTCGTTGAAAGCATTTATATTCCATCCGGTTAGCGTCAAGAAATTATTAACCAGCTAATCATAAGTAATTATTATCTATACTATGTCTGCTGATTAGAGTATCGGGAATAAAAAAGTATTTTATACTACACAGTATTTGGCGATCTCCCTTCAGGAAAAAACTTTTTGGTTTACTGATCAACTGGTAATATATCCACAGATTCAGCCCAAAGTTTTTCAAATTCTGTAGTAGCAAATTGAACATCATCATATTCTGTTAATTGCACATTAAATTTGTTGACATATTTGTATTCAATTATTTACTCTCAAACCCTAACCTTATCTCGTTTATCTCATTATCTCGTTCATTACAGCGGTTTCCGCTCTTATGAGGTACATCTTAGCCCCCTCATCGCTTGCGGGGATGGGGTTGGGGGCTACGGTGTACACACATCTCTAGACAGGATGCTAAACGTTATCCGATCCCCCTAAATCCCCCTTAAAAAGGGGGACTTTGAAGAATTTAGCCCCCCTTTTTAAGGCTACGGTGTACACACATCTCTAGACAGGATGCTAAACGTTATCCGATCCCCCTAAATCCCCCTTAAAAAGCTATCCATTACCCACATCTTTCTTAACAATCTTGAAACATTTATGTGGCAACGGTTTCAACGCTTGAAAATTTCCCTACTCTTGACAAAATGTACCTTATTCTTCTTGATAAAACCCTGATTTTATTGAGAATCATCAACGGAGGATTAAGGTTTGGGGTTTGAGAGCGATCGCTCTTATCGAATGTTAAGAAAGATCCCGGTAATGGATAGCTTAAAAAGGGGGACTTTGAAGAATTTAGCCCCCCTTTTTAAGGGGGGTTGGGGGGATCTAAACGTTGTGGGGCAACTCTAGAAGACTTGTGTGTACACCGTAGCATCGCTTGCGGGGAGGGGGTTGGGGGTGGGGTTCTTGTACCTCATAACATCGGGAAGTGCTGTATCTCGTTCCCATACTCTGTATGGGAATGCTATTCAGAGGCTCTGCCTCTGCTATTATTGAAGGCAGAGCCTTCTAGAATTCATTTCCATACAGAGTATGGGAACGAGAAAAATGTCTGAACTATGATTTTTAGGATTATTTTGATGAAGATGAGGGATTCATCGTAAAAATCATAAAAATCACAAAAATCATAGTTTAGACGTTAATTTAAAACTGCTCTAAATACTGATTAATATCTTCAATCACACGGGTAAGTTCCGCTTCTGTCGTTAACCGAATCCCTAGATTGCGAATTGTTAACAAAACTTTAGCTGCAAAGGGAGTAGGCCAGATATTAGGATTGCAGAATAGTTCTATAAATACATCCCCAGTGTAACGATACTCTAAGGACGGTTGGGGACTGACTTTACCTGTTCCTGGAGTTTTACTAGCAACAGCTTTGAGGCTTTTCATTAATTCATCTATTGCTGCTTTTAATTCCTGTGCTGCTTGGGGTGAAAAACTGACGGAAACAGAACCTTCTACTAGATTCAGTGTGAGAGGTACAGAAGACATAAGCTACTTATTAACAATAATTCGTAATTATCTATATTACCGGAATATGCTCTCTATTATATTTATAATATCCAGATCCCATATCCAGATCCCCGACTTCTTTAAGAAGTCGGGGATCTTTTTGTTCAATAAAGAGATAAATTCTTAATTAGCAATTTTTGACCTATTTCCTATATATTTATTCCTAGCAACAAATACTTATTGCTGTACAGTAAGAGTTAAAGAAAATAAATTCTCTATGCCTTTTTTTCACAAATCACATAAGATTAACAAAAGATTAATATATGACTTACGATAACCGTACTGAAGTAAGAAGAGTCTTAATTATTACTCTATTGCTTAACGTATTTGTAATGGGATTAAAAACCCTGGTGGGTCATTGGACAGGTTCTTTAAGTTTGCTGGCCGATGCTTTACATAGTGTGACGGATAGTGCCAATAATGTCTTAGGATTAGTGGCGATTAAGTTTTCTTCACCATTACCAGATCGAGAGCATCCTTATGGGCATAATAAGTTTGAAGCCGTAGGGGCTTTGGGGATAGCTGCATTTCTAGGAATAGCCTGTTTTGAAATTGTTCAAGGTGCTGTAGAAAGAATTATCAAAGGTGGTGGTGAACCTGTGAGAGTATCACCTCCAGAGTTGTGGTTATTACTAATTGTGTTGGGAATAAATATTTTTGTCGCGTTTTATGAACGCAATGTGGGTAGACGAGTAGGTAGTTCTATTCTAGTCGCTGATGCTACCCATACCATGAGTGATGTCTGGGTAACAATCTCCGTTATTGGTGGTTTAATAGGTGTTTGGCTGGGTTATCAGTGGTTAGATGTGTTACTGGCTTTCC
The window above is part of the Dolichospermum sp. DET69 genome. Proteins encoded here:
- a CDS encoding Uma2 family endonuclease; this translates as MVTIQLRQLSVPPGHRIILHNISWQEFEEILTELGENRASRLAYYQGNLEIKMPLPKHEVAKVIIGDLVKIILEELEIDCECFGSTTFKRQDMNSGIEPDDSFYIKNHLQMIGKEKIDLNIDPPPDLVIEIDVTSKTQLDAYLALAVPEVWRYENDKLQINIWQDGKYIESKVSPNFPDLQIAEIIPQFVEESRILGRSPTLRKFRQWVKQQ
- a CDS encoding ISH3 family transposase yields the protein MTVSSLTKATRGESTEELVLTDSETLDEVIQCLVENFSIETQGACDQQTLFEILVKAASTGDSIENTAKLLKNIPTANDIRYHLNKINNFEELEAQINQALKSRIPLGLKKGCLKIAIDLNLICYYGQPTSSELPYIYRSEAKSGTNSFYAYATLYVISNNKRVTLAIRGVRQLDTSVALITYLLAELESLKINVKKLYLDRGFFNTPVIRWLQALDIPFLMPAIKTGKKGGIKQFLKGKKSYKTTYTITRDKDDFVTFDLWIVCKYRKGKHKKHGVQYFVYVAYKVKTNLNYIYQDYRKRFGIETSYRLKNICRIKTNNKNPVLRLLFIGISFLLINIWVNLLWLKISRKRKGSRLIYRTLFTLKQMLAFLSQALQKKYQVVESIYIPSG
- a CDS encoding cation transporter — translated: MTYDNRTEVRRVLIITLLLNVFVMGLKTLVGHWTGSLSLLADALHSVTDSANNVLGLVAIKFSSPLPDREHPYGHNKFEAVGALGIAAFLGIACFEIVQGAVERIIKGGGEPVRVSPPELWLLLIVLGINIFVAFYERNVGRRVGSSILVADATHTMSDVWVTISVIGGLIGVWLGYQWLDVLLAFPVALLVFWSGWSVLTENLPWLVDQMAIAPETIHAIAVSVPGVINCHDIASRGVIGRQVFIEMHLIVDAPDVETAHNITEEVERQLEQRFHPVRILIHVEPPAYHSERITFDSEQT